The following are encoded in a window of Prochlorococcus marinus str. MIT 1013 genomic DNA:
- the purM gene encoding phosphoribosylformylglycinamidine cyclo-ligase, with protein MDYKTAGVDVTAGRAFVERIKSCVEKTHKSEVIGGLGGFGGCIRIPKGYESPVLVSGTDGVGTKLELAQQYGCHFGVGIDLVAMCVNDVITNGARPLFFLDYIASGKLTPDSLAEVIEGIAEGCSQSDCSLVGGETAEMPGFYPNGRYDLAGFCVGIVEYNHLIDGTQINSEDQIIGIKSNGLHSNGFSLVRKVLSMANVDENTLYGNNQRNLITSLLEPTAIYVQLVEKLLRENFPVHGMTHITGGGLPENLPRIFPSGLLPHLDITSWEISEIFNWLQNAGDIPEIDLWNTFNMGIGFCLIVPKNAVHSVLEICIKNDFQAWNIGKVVESSNNSKDIDIIGIPC; from the coding sequence ATGGATTACAAAACTGCGGGAGTTGATGTTACTGCTGGAAGAGCCTTTGTGGAGAGAATTAAATCATGCGTTGAAAAAACTCATAAAAGTGAGGTAATAGGAGGGTTGGGAGGTTTTGGAGGATGTATAAGAATTCCAAAAGGCTATGAAAGTCCAGTCTTGGTATCAGGGACAGATGGTGTTGGTACAAAATTAGAATTAGCTCAGCAATATGGTTGTCATTTTGGCGTTGGAATAGATCTGGTTGCGATGTGCGTCAATGATGTAATAACTAATGGCGCGCGACCCTTATTTTTTCTCGATTACATCGCAAGCGGAAAGTTGACTCCCGATTCTTTGGCTGAAGTGATAGAGGGAATTGCTGAAGGCTGTAGTCAATCTGATTGTTCTCTTGTGGGAGGTGAAACTGCTGAAATGCCAGGTTTTTATCCCAATGGAAGATATGATCTGGCAGGTTTTTGTGTTGGTATTGTTGAATATAATCACTTGATAGATGGCACGCAAATTAATTCTGAAGATCAGATTATTGGGATCAAAAGTAATGGACTTCATAGCAATGGTTTTAGTCTTGTTCGTAAAGTACTTTCCATGGCGAATGTGGATGAAAATACTCTTTATGGGAACAATCAAAGGAACTTGATTACATCTTTATTAGAGCCAACCGCAATTTATGTTCAACTTGTTGAGAAATTGTTGAGAGAGAATTTCCCAGTTCATGGAATGACGCACATAACAGGTGGAGGATTGCCTGAGAATCTTCCTAGAATTTTTCCTTCTGGTTTATTACCACATTTGGATATAACTAGTTGGGAAATCTCTGAAATCTTTAATTGGTTGCAAAATGCTGGAGATATTCCTGAAATTGATCTTTGGAATACGTTTAATATGGGTATAGGTTTTTGTTTAATTGTTCCTAAAAATGCAGTGCATTCTGTTTTAGAAATATGTATTAAAAATGATTTTCAAGCCTGGAATATAGGAAAAGTTGTTGAAAGTTCAAATAATTCAAAGGATATAGATATTATTGGAATACCTTGTTGA
- a CDS encoding bifunctional pantoate--beta-alanine ligase/(d)CMP kinase: MVQKIFQTNAELREWLSKQNSAIIFIPTMGGLHPGHQYLIQKAKKRKTKKIQIILVSIFINPLQFGKDEDYKKYPKNISQDAELAFNAGADAIWAPDYFEVFPGGENSHFKIQVPQTLHDRLCGAERPGHFDGVATVIIRLIRIIRPEKLILGEKDWQQLIIIRKLFQELSIPIKIESYSTQRDQSGFAYSSRNSYLSDSERVNAQSLPKAIQIAKTEFEKDKIINLRKIASILKENNLKIEYLKVVDPFSLKETENINRLCLLAAAVKCGSTRLIDHTFLMQRKPIIAIDGPAGAGKSTVTKAFAKQLGFIYLDTGAMYRAVTWLIISNAINPSDQAEIKNNLKDSKLEFKNSSLGEQKILINNIDVTEKIRSPKVTSMVSEIAKQQYVRDLLTKQQQVIGEEGGLVAEGRDIGTAVFPNADIKIFLTATPKERAKRRSIDLEKRGYEYSSIEDLEKEIEERDKQDSEREIAPLKKAHDAVEICTDGMNIEEVLEELIYIFRSKIPEEVWATPNL; the protein is encoded by the coding sequence GTGGTACAAAAAATCTTCCAAACTAATGCTGAATTAAGAGAATGGCTCAGTAAACAAAATTCAGCAATAATTTTCATCCCTACTATGGGCGGACTTCATCCTGGCCATCAATATTTAATTCAGAAAGCAAAAAAAAGAAAAACAAAAAAAATTCAAATTATTCTTGTAAGTATTTTTATAAATCCATTGCAATTTGGAAAGGATGAAGACTACAAAAAATATCCCAAAAATATAAGTCAAGATGCTGAATTAGCTTTTAATGCTGGAGCAGATGCAATTTGGGCTCCAGATTATTTTGAAGTTTTTCCTGGGGGAGAAAATTCACATTTTAAAATTCAAGTTCCTCAAACATTACATGATCGATTATGTGGAGCAGAGAGGCCAGGACATTTTGATGGAGTTGCAACAGTTATTATTCGTCTTATCAGAATTATCAGACCAGAGAAACTAATCCTGGGAGAAAAAGACTGGCAACAATTGATTATTATTAGAAAGCTGTTTCAAGAACTATCCATACCTATAAAAATTGAATCCTATTCCACACAAAGAGACCAAAGTGGATTTGCTTATAGTTCAAGGAATTCTTATCTGAGCGATTCTGAAAGAGTCAATGCTCAATCATTACCTAAAGCAATCCAAATAGCAAAAACAGAATTTGAGAAAGATAAAATAATAAACCTCAGAAAAATAGCTTCTATACTTAAAGAAAACAATTTAAAAATTGAATATCTAAAAGTCGTAGATCCATTTTCATTAAAAGAAACAGAAAATATAAATAGACTGTGCCTTTTGGCAGCAGCAGTAAAATGTGGATCTACGAGGCTAATTGATCACACTTTTCTTATGCAACGAAAACCAATTATTGCAATTGATGGTCCAGCTGGTGCAGGTAAAAGCACAGTAACTAAAGCATTTGCTAAACAACTTGGTTTTATTTATTTAGATACTGGCGCAATGTATCGAGCGGTGACTTGGTTGATAATAAGCAATGCAATAAATCCAAGTGATCAAGCGGAAATCAAAAATAACTTGAAAGATTCAAAATTAGAATTTAAAAACTCAAGCTTGGGTGAGCAAAAAATATTGATAAATAATATTGACGTAACAGAGAAGATACGATCCCCAAAAGTAACTTCAATGGTTTCTGAAATTGCCAAACAACAATATGTAAGAGATTTACTCACAAAACAACAACAGGTTATTGGAGAAGAAGGAGGTTTAGTTGCGGAAGGAAGAGACATTGGCACAGCAGTTTTCCCAAATGCAGATATAAAAATCTTTCTAACAGCTACTCCAAAAGAAAGAGCAAAACGAAGATCTATTGACTTAGAAAAAAGAGGTTATGAATACTCAAGCATTGAAGATCTTGAAAAAGAAATTGAAGAAAGAGATAAGCAAGATAGTGAAAGAGAAATCGCCCCCTTAAAAAAAGCTCATGACGCGGTAGAAATTTGTACTGATGGAATGAATATTGAAGAAGTTTTAGAAGAACTAATTTATATTTTTAGATCAAAAATTCCAGAAGAGGTTTGGGCTACCCCTAATCTATAA
- a CDS encoding low molecular weight protein-tyrosine-phosphatase — MVKKILFVCLGNICRSPAAEGIFNQKIKERELENFFVVDSAGTGSWHVGNLPDRRMRATALSRGIELTSRSRQIEENDLYEFDQILVMDKDNFEAVKSLTKDDMNPVNSKIKLILSYSKNSQLDEVPDPYYGGQNGFEKVLDLLNDAIDELIDSLID, encoded by the coding sequence ATGGTAAAAAAAATTCTCTTTGTTTGCTTGGGAAATATTTGTCGATCTCCTGCAGCTGAGGGAATTTTTAATCAAAAAATTAAAGAAAGAGAATTAGAAAATTTTTTTGTAGTTGATTCCGCAGGAACTGGTAGTTGGCATGTCGGGAACCTGCCTGATAGAAGAATGCGTGCAACAGCATTATCTAGGGGTATTGAACTGACAAGTAGATCGAGACAGATAGAAGAAAATGATTTGTATGAATTTGATCAGATTCTTGTTATGGATAAAGATAATTTTGAGGCTGTTAAATCATTAACTAAAGATGATATGAATCCAGTAAATTCTAAAATAAAGCTTATTCTAAGTTACTCAAAAAACTCTCAATTAGATGAAGTCCCAGATCCTTATTATGGTGGTCAAAATGGCTTTGAAAAGGTTCTGGATTTATTGAATGATGCTATTGATGAATTGATAGATAGTCTTATAGATTAG
- a CDS encoding phycoerythrobilin:ferredoxin oxidoreductase: MQIKRKNSLEPISIYNWRWSAFLDETIKAFSIFEPKPYQIENDFLFRESSFGSRSNPKKVILETWGLKTNKIRQARCACMQAGEITSVMNLVISPLNNYDLPFFGADFVTLPNGHLIALDLQPALKNDTIHTKYVWDKLKPIHAKWQSKLPLGGHIPSEARQYFSPAFLWSRISLGEEGDKLISQIIKPAFDEYLNCFLDLVRDAKMISKERSSQLLNGQKKYMRYRAEKDPARGMLRGFFGELWTESYINNILFDLK; the protein is encoded by the coding sequence ATGCAAATTAAACGAAAAAATAGTCTTGAGCCTATTTCAATTTATAATTGGCGTTGGTCTGCTTTCTTAGATGAAACTATTAAGGCATTTTCTATTTTTGAACCTAAACCTTATCAAATAGAGAATGATTTTCTTTTTAGAGAGTCTTCTTTTGGTTCAAGGTCTAATCCTAAAAAAGTTATTTTGGAAACATGGGGTTTAAAGACAAACAAAATACGACAGGCTAGATGTGCTTGCATGCAAGCTGGTGAAATTACTTCTGTCATGAATTTGGTAATTTCACCTTTAAATAATTATGATTTACCTTTTTTTGGAGCCGATTTTGTAACACTTCCAAATGGACATCTTATTGCATTAGATCTTCAACCTGCTTTGAAAAATGATACAATTCACACTAAATATGTTTGGGATAAATTAAAACCCATACATGCAAAATGGCAATCTAAACTTCCTTTGGGTGGTCATATCCCTTCTGAGGCTAGACAATACTTTTCACCAGCTTTTCTTTGGTCTAGAATTTCATTAGGCGAAGAAGGTGACAAATTAATTAGTCAGATAATTAAACCTGCATTTGATGAATACTTGAATTGTTTCTTAGATTTAGTCAGAGATGCAAAGATGATTTCTAAGGAAAGATCTTCTCAATTATTAAATGGTCAGAAAAAATATATGCGATATCGAGCGGAAAAAGATCCTGCAAGAGGGATGTTACGAGGCTTTTTTGGGGAGCTATGGACTGAAAGCTATATAAATAATATTCTTTTTGACCTAAAGTAA
- a CDS encoding 15,16-dihydrobiliverdin:ferredoxin oxidoreductase: MFDNLLSELTRDILEHGGKKLFVPNEFCERVSTNGNCKLNSWLWDVPEFRRWRVTRLNAGDRLQVLNSVAYPHHQNDMPIMGIDLLWFEKKEKLVAILDFQPLVQDKKYFDRYFDGLKSLKKCFNEFDFEMKSNIYDPTKYFSPWALFCKGDIFEAENILPKVFSSFLKYYWVNLDLSKANKNYIKSHEVKLLHIDYDKYSAEKDPAHGLFSSFFGKEWSEKYMKEFLFPLSLENINSSF; this comes from the coding sequence ATGTTTGATAATCTTTTAAGTGAGTTGACAAGAGATATTCTTGAACATGGCGGTAAGAAGTTGTTTGTTCCGAATGAATTTTGTGAACGTGTTTCTACAAACGGCAATTGCAAATTGAATAGCTGGTTATGGGATGTTCCTGAATTTCGAAGATGGAGAGTGACTAGATTGAATGCAGGTGACCGTCTTCAAGTATTAAATTCAGTTGCTTATCCTCATCATCAAAATGATATGCCAATTATGGGTATTGACCTCTTGTGGTTTGAAAAAAAAGAAAAGCTAGTTGCAATTCTTGATTTTCAGCCTCTTGTACAAGATAAAAAATATTTTGATAGATACTTTGATGGCTTGAAAAGCCTTAAAAAATGTTTTAATGAGTTTGATTTTGAAATGAAGAGTAATATATATGATCCAACCAAGTATTTCTCTCCATGGGCTCTATTTTGCAAGGGTGATATTTTTGAAGCTGAAAATATTTTACCAAAAGTTTTTAGCTCTTTTCTTAAATATTATTGGGTAAATCTTGATTTATCTAAAGCTAATAAAAATTATATTAAATCTCATGAGGTCAAATTATTGCATATAGATTATGATAAATATAGTGCTGAAAAAGATCCAGCTCATGGTTTATTTTCTAGCTTTTTTGGTAAAGAATGGTCAGAGAAATATATGAAAGAGTTTTTATTTCCATTAAGCCTAGAAAATATTAATTCTTCATTTTAG
- a CDS encoding heme oxygenase (biliverdin-producing) translates to MAVALARQLREGTKKSHTMAENTGFISCFLKGVVDKSSYRNLLADLYFVYSAMEEEIGKLCENSHPIISPIGFKELFRKEKLEQDLSFYFGSNWSELVKPSKPAIEYEARIREIAKDNPELLIGHHYSRYIGDLSGGQLLKTITKKAMNLHDDEGLSFYIFEEIRDEKEFKIKYRNTLDNLPIDQKIADSIIEEANRSFKYNMDIFNELEGNLVAALGKVLFRFFANKKRKGSTE, encoded by the coding sequence AAGTCTCATACGATGGCTGAAAATACAGGTTTTATAAGTTGTTTTCTTAAGGGAGTAGTTGATAAGTCCTCATATAGAAATTTATTAGCTGATTTATATTTTGTGTATTCTGCTATGGAGGAAGAGATTGGAAAACTTTGTGAAAACTCACATCCGATAATTTCTCCAATTGGATTTAAAGAGCTTTTTCGCAAGGAAAAATTGGAGCAAGATTTGTCGTTTTACTTTGGTAGTAATTGGTCTGAATTGGTCAAGCCCTCCAAGCCAGCTATTGAATATGAAGCAAGAATTAGAGAAATCGCCAAAGATAATCCTGAACTTTTAATTGGGCATCATTACAGCAGATATATAGGTGACTTGTCTGGTGGACAGCTTTTGAAAACCATCACTAAAAAAGCTATGAATTTACATGATGATGAGGGACTTAGTTTCTATATTTTTGAGGAAATCAGAGATGAAAAAGAATTTAAAATTAAGTATAGAAATACTTTAGATAATCTTCCGATTGATCAAAAGATAGCAGATTCAATTATAGAAGAGGCTAATAGATCTTTTAAATATAATATGGATATTTTTAATGAATTAGAAGGAAATTTAGTTGCTGCTTTAGGCAAGGTTTTATTTAGATTTTTTGCAAATAAAAAGCGAAAAGGTAGTACGGAGTAA